A genomic segment from Nitrospira sp. encodes:
- a CDS encoding Pyruvate:ferredoxin oxidoreductase, alpha subunit, with product MSEALEPQQKTNPQGDPITSVSAPKSDGKKDPHAEAKRQKVVTPEYMFLEASRTKEFITGSEAAKEAIRRSNVDLAIAYPITPQSETMQLVGVLYGEGYVKEYYRGEEEVGVMAAIAGGSRAGVRCYTATAGPGTLRGLEGIASWPGHRLPVVAMFTCRVVNAPLAIQPDNIEVSYLLNCGMIVFHAENQQDMFDFTMAGFVISEKNDVTLPVGVCCDGFFVTHARGYVRMQERGIKLPPREPWRGAVPVLDAENPPARLSRDAPVQKSNFMAYNIHAVWQQEVWAAVERSRKYINKYMGGLLTAENMENAEAVIIASGSAAAQSREAARVCAEKGIKVGLIKIRSLRPFPTQELRQLCAKTKLIVVPEFNYVGWLAKEVATAIYGYSNAKIIGGPRVYGGQSMPVELIVDEVESGLTGKKSTNVAMSQIMGSSSTDHEAMGHFMRSI from the coding sequence ATGAGCGAAGCATTGGAACCCCAGCAAAAAACAAATCCTCAAGGTGATCCTATTACGAGTGTGTCGGCGCCCAAGTCCGATGGCAAGAAGGATCCGCATGCAGAGGCGAAGCGGCAGAAGGTTGTGACCCCGGAGTATATGTTTTTGGAAGCTTCCCGGACCAAAGAGTTTATCACGGGTAGCGAAGCAGCGAAAGAGGCTATTCGTCGCTCCAACGTCGATCTCGCCATTGCCTACCCCATCACGCCGCAAAGTGAAACCATGCAGCTGGTCGGGGTGTTGTATGGTGAAGGATATGTCAAAGAATACTACCGAGGCGAAGAGGAAGTCGGTGTCATGGCGGCCATTGCCGGAGGCTCGCGTGCGGGCGTTCGTTGTTATACCGCTACCGCTGGTCCTGGAACCCTTCGTGGCCTCGAAGGTATCGCTTCTTGGCCGGGCCATCGACTGCCGGTGGTGGCGATGTTTACCTGCCGCGTCGTCAATGCCCCATTGGCCATTCAGCCGGACAATATTGAGGTGTCGTATTTGCTCAATTGCGGCATGATCGTGTTTCATGCCGAAAATCAGCAGGACATGTTTGACTTTACGATGGCAGGATTTGTCATCAGCGAGAAAAACGATGTCACGCTTCCGGTCGGTGTCTGCTGCGACGGGTTCTTTGTGACGCACGCGAGGGGTTATGTGCGTATGCAAGAGCGTGGAATCAAACTGCCGCCGCGAGAACCATGGCGTGGGGCTGTACCGGTTCTTGATGCCGAGAATCCGCCAGCCCGCCTGTCCCGTGATGCCCCGGTCCAGAAATCGAATTTTATGGCCTACAACATTCATGCGGTTTGGCAGCAGGAAGTGTGGGCTGCCGTTGAACGGTCTCGCAAATACATCAATAAGTACATGGGTGGGTTGCTCACCGCCGAGAATATGGAAAATGCGGAGGCGGTCATCATCGCGTCGGGCAGCGCAGCGGCTCAGTCTCGGGAAGCAGCGCGTGTTTGTGCGGAAAAGGGCATCAAGGTTGGGCTGATCAAGATTCGGTCCCTCCGACCGTTTCCGACTCAGGAACTGCGTCAGCTCTGTGCCAAGACCAAGCTGATCGTGGTGCCTGAGTTTAACTACGTCGGTTGGTTGGCTAAGGAAGTGGCGACGGCTATCTACGGATATTCCAATGCAAAGATCATCGGTGGTCCACGGGTCTACGGTGGTCAGTCGATGCCGGTCGAATTGATTGTCGATGAGGTTGAATCCGGTTTGACCGGAAAGAAATCGACCAACGTGGCGATGTCTCAAATCATGGGTTCGTCGTCGACCGACCATGAAGCCATGGGACACTTCATGCGCAGCATCTGA
- a CDS encoding Thiamine pyrophosphate (TPP) domain protein, protein MGTTQDTRERIIVPGPAGFHPPSAAQLGVSLPDPGQGLYYGLLEPNEDTVIEEMARKMLTSPNATIFPGPLVLWAWNDHAVEKAKAVLEIAAQIPEVMIIPMPDYRPKYPKIDPEEVINPNHPNLTIWGNKIEACIFIGVHCHYANLTLKMIRAGTNCCTMAICAEQGHEDAMLTIRDSDTLKLRKTAQIFKKVREEMGIKLPDNGENVRFTGTQAKVHNGKTHTNPMTFMPSVAGSGSASAFGHSPEQMKREG, encoded by the coding sequence GTGGGAACGACGCAAGATACGAGAGAGAGAATTATCGTACCAGGGCCGGCAGGATTCCATCCACCTTCAGCGGCTCAGTTGGGAGTGTCGTTGCCTGATCCTGGGCAGGGGCTCTATTATGGATTGTTGGAGCCCAACGAAGACACGGTGATTGAAGAGATGGCTCGGAAGATGCTGACGAGCCCGAATGCGACGATTTTCCCCGGGCCTCTCGTCTTGTGGGCGTGGAATGATCATGCCGTCGAGAAAGCGAAGGCGGTGCTTGAGATCGCTGCGCAGATTCCCGAAGTGATGATTATTCCCATGCCGGACTATCGTCCCAAGTACCCGAAAATCGACCCTGAAGAGGTCATCAATCCGAACCACCCCAACCTGACGATTTGGGGCAATAAGATTGAAGCATGTATTTTCATCGGTGTTCACTGTCACTATGCCAATCTCACGCTGAAGATGATTCGTGCAGGGACGAACTGCTGCACCATGGCGATTTGCGCTGAGCAAGGGCATGAAGATGCCATGTTGACCATTCGCGATTCGGACACGCTGAAGTTGAGAAAAACCGCCCAAATCTTCAAGAAAGTTCGTGAAGAGATGGGCATTAAGTTGCCGGATAACGGAGAAAATGTCCGATTCACCGGAACTCAGGCTAAAGTTCATAACGGCAAGACTCATACTAATCCGATGACCTTCATGCCTTCTGTGGCAGGCTCGGGCAGTGCGTCGGCATTCGGCCACTCTCCCGAGCAGATGAAGAGAGAAGGCTAG
- a CDS encoding NADPH-dependent 7-cyano-7-deazaguanine reductase, translated as MPSKTRTSKTTRLGYNERHAKSGISTPLPDIETFPNQYRGYEITIVIPEYTAICPKTNLPDFGTITIHYMPDKACLELKALKMYIHAYRNLGIFYENAVNRILQDVVKACRPAWARVTGDFTARGGLSSKIEARYR; from the coding sequence GTGCCGAGCAAGACGAGAACGTCGAAGACGACGCGATTAGGGTACAACGAACGCCATGCGAAGAGCGGCATTTCCACTCCGTTACCGGACATTGAAACCTTTCCCAACCAATACAGAGGATACGAAATTACGATCGTCATTCCCGAGTACACGGCGATTTGCCCCAAGACCAATCTCCCAGACTTTGGAACCATCACCATCCACTACATGCCCGACAAAGCATGCCTCGAACTCAAAGCGCTCAAGATGTACATCCACGCCTATAGAAACCTGGGCATCTTTTATGAGAATGCAGTGAATCGTATTCTCCAGGATGTGGTCAAAGCCTGTCGCCCGGCCTGGGCTCGCGTCACCGGCGACTTCACTGCGCGCGGCGGACTGTCGAGCAAAATCGAAGCACGCTACCGATAA
- a CDS encoding ATP citrate synthase, beta chain — MSILANKDTRVVIQGGAAGVNAARRMAEFCYLIKKPLNVEAFVYPPDAGKSNEIPYGSGLIAIPVYKTIAEATKHHPQINTSLVYIGADRAMKGGMEALDDAHIKVVSMITEGVPEKDAKLLGAHARKLGKVFNGPSSIGIISAGACRLGVIGGAFDNLVLSKLYREGSFGVITKSGGLSNEIIWICSQFADGITTAIGIGGDAYPGTDYVSYLEMFEQDPQTKAVVIVGEMGGDLEERAAEWYGAKKRRVKLIAVVSGFCQESLPKGMKFGHAGAKEGMKGEGSARSKSDALKKAGALVPATFGALGPAIKETYQDLLKSGHVKEVIEPATLPKLPKSVEEAMKADEVMVAPLIRTTISDDRGDEPCYDGYPASELINKGYEIPHVIGLLWDKRLISKQEAEIVKRIMMLSADHGPCVSGAYATILAACAGIGLSQSVAAGMIMIGPRFGGAVTDAGRYFKHAVDNKMSVDEFLAYMKKNVGPVPGIGHRVKSLRNPDKRVKELVGYVKSLNIKTPCLDFALEVEKITSVKKDNLILNVDGTMAAVLVDIGFPIDSLNGFFILSRTIGLIGHWVDQKRQDSRLIRLFDYLVNYAAPKRREVPPLK, encoded by the coding sequence ATGAGTATTCTGGCAAACAAAGACACCCGCGTGGTGATTCAGGGTGGCGCTGCAGGTGTCAACGCGGCCCGCCGCATGGCTGAATTCTGCTATCTGATCAAGAAGCCGTTGAATGTTGAGGCCTTCGTGTACCCGCCGGATGCAGGTAAGAGCAATGAAATTCCCTACGGCAGCGGGTTGATTGCGATTCCGGTCTACAAGACGATCGCCGAAGCCACGAAACATCACCCGCAGATCAATACCAGCCTGGTCTATATCGGTGCCGATCGTGCCATGAAGGGAGGGATGGAAGCGCTCGACGATGCCCACATCAAAGTGGTTTCCATGATCACGGAAGGCGTGCCGGAAAAGGACGCCAAGTTGCTGGGCGCCCATGCCAGAAAATTAGGGAAGGTGTTCAACGGGCCTTCCTCCATCGGGATTATTTCGGCCGGCGCCTGCCGTCTCGGCGTGATCGGCGGCGCGTTCGACAACCTCGTGCTCTCCAAGCTCTATCGCGAAGGATCCTTCGGCGTGATTACCAAGTCGGGCGGTCTTTCCAACGAAATCATCTGGATCTGTTCGCAGTTCGCCGACGGGATCACAACCGCCATCGGCATCGGCGGCGACGCCTATCCTGGTACCGATTATGTGTCGTACCTGGAGATGTTCGAACAGGACCCCCAGACGAAAGCAGTGGTGATCGTCGGTGAAATGGGCGGTGACCTCGAGGAGCGGGCGGCTGAGTGGTATGGGGCGAAAAAACGGCGGGTCAAACTGATTGCAGTGGTATCGGGGTTCTGTCAGGAAAGTTTGCCGAAGGGTATGAAGTTCGGGCATGCCGGTGCCAAAGAAGGGATGAAGGGCGAAGGATCGGCCCGGTCAAAATCCGATGCGCTGAAGAAGGCCGGTGCCCTCGTGCCTGCCACGTTTGGTGCCCTCGGCCCTGCCATCAAAGAAACCTACCAGGATCTGCTCAAATCCGGCCATGTGAAGGAAGTGATCGAGCCGGCTACGTTACCCAAGTTGCCGAAATCCGTCGAAGAAGCCATGAAGGCGGACGAAGTGATGGTCGCGCCCTTGATCCGCACCACCATCAGCGACGACCGCGGCGATGAACCCTGTTATGACGGGTATCCAGCCTCCGAACTGATCAATAAAGGTTACGAAATTCCCCACGTCATCGGATTGCTGTGGGATAAGCGATTGATCTCCAAGCAGGAGGCGGAAATCGTCAAGCGGATCATGATGCTCTCGGCCGATCACGGTCCTTGCGTCAGTGGTGCCTATGCAACGATCCTGGCAGCCTGCGCAGGGATCGGGTTGTCGCAGTCGGTTGCCGCCGGCATGATCATGATCGGACCTCGTTTCGGTGGTGCCGTGACGGATGCGGGACGTTATTTCAAACATGCGGTGGACAACAAGATGTCGGTGGATGAGTTCCTGGCTTACATGAAGAAAAATGTGGGGCCTGTGCCGGGAATCGGCCATCGGGTGAAGAGCCTTCGGAATCCGGACAAGCGGGTGAAAGAGCTGGTCGGCTACGTCAAGAGCCTGAACATCAAGACGCCCTGTCTGGACTTTGCGTTGGAAGTCGAGAAGATCACCTCGGTAAAGAAGGATAATCTCATCCTGAACGTCGACGGGACGATGGCCGCGGTCCTCGTCGATATCGGATTCCCGATCGACAGTTTGAACGGATTTTTCATCCTCTCGCGCACGATCGGGTTGATCGGCCATTGGGTCGACCAGAAGCGCCAGGATAGTCGCTTGATCCGCCTGTTCGATTACCTTGTGAACTATGCAGCACCCAAACGGCGGGAAGTTCCGCCTCTGAAATAA
- a CDS encoding Aconitate hydratase, giving the protein MSMDLAKKLYAKMPDVFAKARKKFGRGLTLTEKVLVSHADNFDTQVWERGKAMLALRPDRVAMQDATAQMAMLQFMQANKKKAAVPSTIHCDHLIRAEMGSEKDLLRAMDENKEVYNFLASAAKKYGIGFWKPGAGIIHQVVLENYAFPGGLIIGTDSHTPNGGGLGMLAIGVGGADAGEVMAGLPWEVLHPKLIGVRLTGKLNGWASPKDVILYLCGLLTVKGGTNKIVEYFGPGADTISATGKGTICNMGAELGATTSVFPFDQKMVAYMNITDRADLAAFAQAHKDLLVADPEVYQSPEKYYDQIVEVDLSTLEPHVVGPHTPDLARPISNLAAEAKEKGYPVELKAALIGSCTNSSYEDISRSAHIAQQGLKAGLKAKASFLISPGSERIYHTMKRDGFLDTFEQLGGTVLSNSCGPCIGQWKRADGVKGKADSIVSSFNRNFPGRNDGINETLSFLASPEVVTAYALSGNLGFDPVHQTLKGADGKEFTLQPPQGEELPAKGFAKGEEGFVAPAENGDALTVDIPPTSERLQLLQPFPRWDGKDFEKLPLLIKTKGKTTTDHISPAGPWLKFRGHLDKISDNMFLGANNAFASEPGKGTDVLTGESGLTIAQIARRYKAKGIGSIVVGDENYGEGSSREHAAMSPRFLNVRVVITKSFARIHETNLKKQGILALTFADPKDYEKIEQQDRISVTGLNSLAPGKPVQVTIQKADGKALTIQANHSITEQQIAWFKAGSALNALN; this is encoded by the coding sequence ATGTCGATGGATCTAGCCAAAAAGCTCTATGCCAAAATGCCGGACGTGTTTGCTAAGGCCAGAAAGAAGTTCGGTCGTGGGTTGACGTTGACGGAGAAGGTGCTCGTTTCGCACGCCGACAATTTCGATACCCAGGTCTGGGAGCGAGGCAAGGCGATGCTGGCCCTGCGCCCTGATCGCGTTGCCATGCAGGATGCGACGGCTCAAATGGCCATGTTGCAGTTCATGCAGGCCAATAAGAAAAAAGCCGCCGTGCCGAGCACGATCCATTGCGATCATTTGATTCGTGCGGAGATGGGATCCGAGAAAGACCTGCTCCGCGCGATGGACGAAAATAAGGAGGTCTATAATTTCCTCGCCTCCGCCGCAAAAAAATACGGCATCGGCTTCTGGAAGCCTGGCGCGGGCATCATCCATCAGGTCGTGCTCGAGAACTATGCGTTCCCGGGCGGATTGATCATCGGTACCGACTCGCACACGCCCAATGGCGGTGGTCTGGGGATGCTGGCGATCGGCGTCGGAGGAGCGGATGCCGGTGAAGTGATGGCGGGCCTGCCGTGGGAAGTGCTCCATCCGAAACTCATCGGGGTTCGTTTGACCGGCAAGTTGAACGGGTGGGCCTCACCGAAAGATGTGATTCTCTATCTGTGCGGTCTGCTCACCGTGAAGGGCGGCACCAACAAGATCGTCGAATATTTCGGTCCCGGCGCCGATACGATCAGCGCGACCGGTAAGGGGACGATCTGCAACATGGGTGCGGAGTTGGGCGCGACGACTTCCGTATTTCCGTTCGATCAGAAGATGGTCGCCTATATGAACATTACGGATCGGGCCGATTTGGCCGCCTTTGCGCAAGCCCACAAGGACCTGCTCGTGGCCGATCCGGAAGTCTATCAATCGCCAGAGAAGTATTACGACCAGATCGTCGAAGTCGATCTGTCCACACTCGAGCCGCATGTGGTCGGGCCCCATACGCCGGACCTGGCTCGGCCGATTTCGAACCTGGCGGCAGAAGCCAAGGAAAAGGGCTATCCGGTCGAGCTGAAGGCGGCGTTGATCGGCAGTTGCACCAATTCATCCTACGAAGACATCAGCCGCTCGGCTCACATTGCGCAGCAAGGACTGAAGGCCGGCTTGAAGGCCAAGGCATCGTTCCTGATCTCGCCCGGTTCTGAACGCATCTACCATACGATGAAACGTGACGGGTTCTTGGACACGTTCGAGCAGCTCGGTGGGACGGTGCTCTCCAACTCCTGTGGCCCCTGCATTGGGCAGTGGAAGCGAGCGGACGGTGTGAAGGGCAAGGCCGATTCGATCGTCAGCTCGTTCAACCGGAACTTCCCGGGGCGTAATGACGGCATCAACGAGACGCTCTCATTCTTGGCGAGTCCGGAAGTCGTGACGGCCTACGCGTTGTCGGGAAATCTTGGCTTCGATCCGGTCCATCAAACGCTCAAGGGGGCGGACGGAAAGGAATTCACACTCCAACCCCCACAGGGCGAAGAACTCCCGGCCAAGGGTTTTGCCAAGGGCGAGGAAGGATTCGTGGCACCGGCGGAAAACGGCGATGCCCTGACCGTCGATATCCCTCCGACCAGCGAGCGGTTGCAGCTGTTGCAACCCTTCCCGCGGTGGGACGGCAAGGATTTCGAGAAGCTCCCGCTGTTGATCAAGACCAAGGGGAAGACGACCACGGACCATATTTCTCCAGCCGGGCCCTGGCTCAAGTTTCGTGGGCACCTGGACAAGATCAGCGACAACATGTTCCTGGGCGCGAACAACGCGTTCGCCTCCGAGCCCGGTAAGGGCACCGATGTCTTGACCGGCGAATCCGGACTGACGATTGCGCAGATCGCCCGCCGCTATAAAGCGAAGGGGATCGGATCGATCGTGGTCGGCGATGAGAACTATGGTGAGGGCAGCAGCCGCGAGCATGCGGCGATGTCGCCACGTTTCCTGAACGTGCGCGTCGTCATCACGAAAAGTTTTGCGCGTATTCATGAGACCAATTTGAAGAAGCAGGGGATCTTGGCGTTGACCTTTGCGGACCCGAAGGATTACGAGAAGATCGAGCAGCAGGACCGCATCAGTGTGACGGGGCTGAACAGTCTGGCTCCTGGCAAGCCGGTGCAGGTAACGATACAGAAGGCGGATGGCAAGGCGCTCACCATCCAGGCGAACCACAGCATCACCGAGCAACAGATTGCGTGGTTCAAGGCTGGTTCGGCGTTGAATGCGCTGAACTGA
- a CDS encoding Formamidopyrimidine-DNA glycosylase, whose translation MPELPEAEVASRQLQERVVGTTVRDCWVGRGDIVREGLSSLEWYRQAMITDVERRGKSVILIFVRGGQERFLVAELGMTGLLLFRSAPAKHPEHTHFILHLDGGVEPEVRYWNPRRFGRLSLLDRAGLDRYTARRFGYDPLTISREQFLRLLGSTRSRLKSLLMHQQVIAGIGNIYANEILFRAGLHPNQAANQLQKKAVGLLYEVMGEVLREAIAMGGSSVRDYFAPDGTEGRYKGKHLVYAKTGEPCPNECGAVIRRSLGERSSFYCPTCQRGGRRRSATPSKSSVIGPRRERS comes from the coding sequence ATGCCTGAATTGCCCGAAGCAGAGGTCGCATCGCGACAGTTGCAGGAACGAGTCGTGGGGACAACCGTGCGTGATTGCTGGGTCGGACGTGGCGATATCGTGCGGGAGGGGCTGTCTTCCCTGGAGTGGTATCGCCAGGCCATGATTACGGATGTCGAACGAAGGGGCAAGAGTGTGATTCTTATCTTTGTTCGCGGCGGGCAGGAGAGATTCCTCGTCGCTGAATTGGGCATGACAGGACTGCTGTTGTTTCGTTCCGCGCCGGCCAAACATCCCGAGCACACCCATTTTATTCTGCACCTTGATGGTGGTGTCGAACCGGAGGTCCGATACTGGAATCCACGTCGGTTCGGGCGCCTGTCGCTGCTCGACCGGGCTGGGCTGGACCGGTATACGGCACGGCGGTTCGGATACGATCCTCTGACGATCAGTCGGGAACAGTTCCTCCGGCTGCTCGGTTCTACCCGCAGCCGACTGAAGTCATTGTTGATGCATCAACAGGTGATCGCAGGTATCGGGAATATCTATGCGAACGAGATTCTCTTCCGAGCCGGGCTTCATCCCAACCAGGCGGCCAATCAGCTTCAGAAAAAAGCGGTTGGACTGCTCTACGAGGTCATGGGAGAGGTGCTGCGTGAAGCCATCGCAATGGGAGGATCCAGTGTTCGAGACTATTTTGCACCGGACGGGACGGAAGGCCGGTACAAGGGCAAGCACCTGGTCTATGCGAAAACCGGTGAGCCCTGCCCGAATGAGTGCGGGGCAGTAATCAGGCGATCTCTCGGCGAGCGCAGTTCGTTTTATTGTCCGACCTGTCAACGTGGCGGGCGCCGTCGTTCCGCCACACCATCGAAAAGTTCGGTGATTGGGCCGCGCAGAGAGAGGTCGTAA
- a CDS encoding ATP citrate synthase, alpha chain produces the protein MAKVLEGPGMGLMKKWGIHVPNYAVVTSAEELAKLGQANDWFKQSKLVAKAHEALGSRFKLGLVKIDLDLKGAEVATKAMIGRQVGSITVSQVIVSEMIPHKEEYYCAVKSTRDGSEILVANCGGIEVESNWERVKRLTLEVGQAPTAGDLEKLAKEAGFTGVLVKKMAEFAGKMFACFDNEDAQYLEVNPVVLRESDGELVALDAVTLLDGDAKFRHPDWNFPFAAEFGRAYTKQELEVMAVDSKIKGSVKFIEIPGGDTAMLPAGGGASVYYSDAVVARGGKLANYAEYSGDPPDWAVEVLTEKVCSLPGIKNIIVGGAIANFTDVKKTFGGIINGFRKAKSDGKLKGVKIWVRRGGPREKEGLDAMRALTDEGFDIHVFDRNTPLTDIVDKAVQSKG, from the coding sequence ATGGCGAAAGTGCTCGAAGGTCCCGGCATGGGACTGATGAAGAAGTGGGGCATCCATGTCCCCAATTATGCTGTCGTCACCTCCGCTGAGGAACTTGCAAAACTCGGGCAAGCCAACGACTGGTTCAAGCAATCCAAGCTCGTGGCGAAGGCCCATGAGGCGCTCGGCTCCCGCTTCAAACTCGGGTTGGTCAAGATCGATCTCGATTTGAAGGGGGCGGAGGTGGCCACCAAGGCCATGATCGGTCGTCAGGTGGGCAGCATCACCGTCTCGCAGGTCATTGTGTCGGAAATGATCCCGCACAAGGAAGAATATTATTGTGCTGTGAAATCGACCCGTGATGGATCGGAGATTCTCGTCGCCAACTGCGGCGGCATCGAAGTGGAATCGAACTGGGAGCGGGTCAAGCGGTTGACGCTTGAGGTCGGCCAGGCTCCGACTGCAGGAGACCTTGAAAAATTGGCGAAAGAGGCGGGTTTTACCGGGGTGCTCGTGAAGAAAATGGCAGAGTTCGCCGGGAAGATGTTTGCCTGCTTCGACAATGAAGATGCTCAGTATCTCGAAGTGAATCCCGTCGTTCTGCGCGAGAGCGACGGCGAACTGGTGGCGTTGGATGCGGTGACATTGCTCGATGGGGATGCGAAGTTTCGCCATCCGGACTGGAACTTCCCGTTTGCCGCCGAGTTTGGACGGGCCTATACCAAGCAGGAACTCGAAGTGATGGCCGTCGATTCGAAGATCAAGGGGTCGGTGAAATTCATCGAGATTCCCGGTGGTGATACGGCGATGTTGCCGGCGGGCGGAGGCGCCAGCGTGTACTATTCGGATGCGGTCGTGGCTCGCGGCGGGAAACTCGCCAATTACGCGGAATATTCAGGTGACCCGCCGGATTGGGCGGTGGAGGTGTTGACGGAAAAGGTCTGTTCCCTGCCGGGGATCAAGAACATCATCGTCGGCGGCGCCATTGCCAACTTCACCGATGTCAAGAAAACGTTCGGCGGGATCATCAATGGATTCCGCAAAGCGAAGTCCGACGGCAAGCTGAAGGGCGTCAAGATTTGGGTGCGCCGCGGCGGACCTCGGGAAAAGGAAGGTCTTGATGCCATGCGAGCGTTGACGGACGAAGGATTCGATATCCACGTATTCGATCGGAATACGCCGTTGACGGATATCGTCGATAAGGCAGTCCAATCGAAGGGTTAG
- a CDS encoding Pyruvate:ferredoxin oxidoreductase, gamma subunit, with product MAKRFNIRMAGVGGQGVVTGSHILSTAVINAGGESTIVPFYGSEKRMAPVESYVRVSDEAIYEIGEITFPHIIIIFHPQVITHGKSYTMPFYFGLKEDGIALINNDGPMKLHRDQARELEERRAKLYYFPATKISLEVAGMDLATNMALMGAIGAITGLTSVEALEQAVKDRFLGKGFVVSGGTAALDSVVERKFKKKQELIDKNVAVIRAGWNYAVDHGWAAPSVKRSEAAAPVGA from the coding sequence ATGGCGAAACGGTTCAATATTCGTATGGCAGGTGTGGGCGGCCAAGGCGTTGTGACCGGCTCGCACATTCTCAGTACGGCGGTCATCAATGCCGGCGGGGAAAGTACGATCGTCCCGTTCTATGGGTCTGAAAAGCGCATGGCGCCGGTGGAGAGTTACGTCAGGGTCTCAGACGAGGCGATCTACGAAATCGGAGAGATCACGTTTCCGCACATCATCATCATCTTCCATCCTCAGGTAATTACCCACGGCAAGTCTTACACCATGCCGTTCTATTTCGGGTTGAAGGAAGATGGAATCGCGTTGATCAACAACGATGGCCCGATGAAACTTCACCGGGATCAGGCGCGTGAACTTGAGGAGCGCCGTGCCAAGCTCTATTATTTCCCGGCTACAAAAATCTCCCTGGAAGTGGCGGGTATGGACCTCGCCACGAATATGGCATTGATGGGAGCCATCGGTGCCATCACTGGGCTCACTTCAGTCGAAGCGTTAGAGCAGGCCGTGAAGGATCGGTTTCTTGGCAAAGGATTTGTCGTGTCCGGTGGAACCGCGGCGTTGGACAGCGTGGTCGAACGGAAGTTCAAGAAGAAGCAGGAATTGATCGATAAGAACGTAGCGGTGATTCGGGCCGGCTGGAACTATGCGGTCGACCATGGCTGGGCAGCGCCATCGGTGAAAAGGTCTGAAGCGGCGGCCCCTGTGGGCGCCTAG
- a CDS encoding Pyruvate:ferredoxin oxidoreductase, beta subunit: MSLDYVKFSNGFEKFMPKEYRDMVEHGPFGKKVSVSQMGSFKEVLEEHPMCAGCAMTLFIRLAMIAFPNPEDTITVGTAGCGRLAISQAAIPFVYGNYGDQNGVASGLSRGLRLRFGDKPKDVVVMAGDGGTADIGFQQVLHSWFRKERFTTIMLDNEVYGNTGGQESGMTNRGAVLKMAPLGKKFEKMDMLQMAKVAGCAYVATVVPNNPRRVESVIKKAVLIAREVGSTYIQAYTSCNIEYAIPTDKVMEDAKNVENDRYQFSEYISDEAKQFLTERYGYKEFLSKPAAPAPGLPKA, translated from the coding sequence ATGAGCCTTGACTACGTCAAGTTTTCAAATGGCTTTGAAAAGTTCATGCCGAAAGAATATCGGGATATGGTGGAGCATGGCCCCTTCGGCAAGAAGGTATCCGTTTCGCAAATGGGGTCCTTCAAGGAAGTGTTGGAAGAGCATCCGATGTGCGCCGGTTGTGCCATGACCCTCTTCATCCGGCTCGCCATGATCGCATTCCCCAATCCCGAAGATACCATCACCGTTGGAACCGCCGGTTGCGGGCGGTTGGCGATTTCGCAAGCGGCCATTCCTTTTGTCTACGGCAATTATGGCGACCAGAATGGCGTGGCGAGTGGGTTGTCCCGTGGCTTACGCCTCCGTTTCGGCGATAAGCCGAAAGATGTGGTCGTGATGGCGGGCGACGGTGGGACGGCGGATATTGGATTCCAGCAAGTCCTCCATTCCTGGTTCCGTAAAGAGCGGTTTACGACGATCATGTTGGACAACGAAGTGTACGGAAACACCGGCGGACAGGAAAGTGGAATGACGAATCGCGGTGCCGTACTCAAGATGGCTCCGTTGGGGAAAAAGTTCGAGAAGATGGACATGCTGCAGATGGCAAAGGTCGCCGGTTGCGCGTATGTGGCGACGGTGGTGCCGAACAATCCCCGCCGTGTCGAGAGCGTCATCAAGAAGGCCGTGCTGATTGCCAGAGAGGTGGGGTCAACCTACATTCAGGCCTACACGTCCTGCAACATCGAGTATGCCATCCCGACCGACAAGGTCATGGAAGACGCCAAGAACGTTGAAAACGATCGCTATCAATTCTCCGAGTACATTTCCGACGAAGCGAAGCAATTTCTCACCGAGCGGTATGGCTACAAGGAGTTTCTCTCGAAGCCGGCTGCTCCCGCTCCTGGCCTTCCCAAGGCCTGA
- a CDS encoding Pyruvate:ferredoxin oxidoreductase, delta subunit, with the protein MYLVADISVEICASKSCKLCTQYCPEANTILYSDEMGKDRGFKYGSAYVAVDRCKGCAQCVWVCDNMAKNNAIKMIMIDQLPVAALTDNITYGEKSTTATLVSPVVG; encoded by the coding sequence ATGTATCTGGTAGCCGACATCAGCGTTGAGATCTGTGCTTCAAAGAGTTGCAAGCTTTGTACGCAGTATTGCCCTGAGGCCAACACAATCCTGTATAGCGATGAGATGGGCAAGGACAGGGGGTTTAAGTACGGCTCGGCCTATGTGGCGGTGGATCGGTGCAAAGGCTGCGCACAATGCGTGTGGGTCTGTGACAATATGGCAAAGAACAATGCTATAAAAATGATCATGATCGATCAGTTGCCGGTCGCGGCATTGACGGACAATATTACCTATGGGGAAAAGAGCACGACGGCGACTTTGGTCAGCCCTGTAGTTGGGTAA